A window of Thermoanaerobaculia bacterium contains these coding sequences:
- a CDS encoding class I SAM-dependent methyltransferase: MTSPAGSPWSAPSVVAGFASSAPNPVLMRFAEAELQRVATARPRPFRALDLGCGAGRNAVPLAGLGWYVVGLDNSLPMLAAAQARTGTAAIAEGGGGLHLALAAMDRIPLPDASCDLVIAHGIWNLARSAAELRQALREAGRVAAPGAGLFVFTFSRNTFPSATAPVAGEPFVFTQFSGQPQCFLTAEQLIGELGEAGFAPDPAVALTEYNRPAAGARPVAPESAPPTRPVIYEAAFRFRR, encoded by the coding sequence ATGACTTCGCCCGCCGGCTCACCCTGGAGCGCTCCGTCGGTCGTCGCCGGCTTCGCGAGCTCCGCACCGAACCCGGTCCTGATGCGCTTCGCCGAGGCGGAGCTGCAGCGCGTCGCGACCGCGCGGCCGCGCCCCTTCCGGGCGCTCGACCTCGGCTGCGGCGCGGGAAGGAACGCCGTGCCGCTCGCCGGCCTCGGCTGGTACGTCGTCGGGCTCGACAACTCGCTGCCGATGCTCGCCGCGGCGCAGGCGCGCACCGGCACGGCGGCCATCGCCGAGGGCGGAGGCGGACTGCACCTCGCGCTCGCCGCCATGGACCGAATACCCCTCCCCGACGCGAGCTGCGACCTCGTGATCGCGCACGGCATCTGGAACCTGGCGCGCTCGGCGGCCGAGCTCCGGCAGGCGCTACGCGAGGCGGGCCGGGTCGCCGCTCCCGGCGCCGGGCTCTTCGTCTTCACCTTCTCGCGCAATACCTTTCCGTCCGCGACCGCGCCGGTCGCCGGAGAGCCGTTCGTCTTCACCCAGTTCTCCGGCCAGCCGCAGTGCTTCCTGACCGCGGAGCAGTTGATCGGCGAGCTGGGCGAGGCCGGCTTCGCTCCCGACCCGGCAGTAGCCTTGACCGAGTACAACCGGCCGGCGGCCGGAGCGCGGCCGGTAGCGCCGGAATCCGCCCCGCCGACCCGCCCGGTCATCTACGAAGCCGCCTTCCGTTTCCGCCGCTGA
- a CDS encoding cupin domain-containing protein, whose translation MSTTKQTIPAAQALALHDLITPTEQGIASRVLARTGGGNLTLFAFDAGQGLTEHTSPFDALVMVLEGELTLTIGGVPVQATPGTIVQMPADVPHAVEAPEAARMLLLMLRDAKPA comes from the coding sequence ATGTCCACCACGAAGCAGACCATTCCGGCCGCCCAGGCGCTCGCGCTGCACGACCTCATCACCCCGACCGAGCAGGGGATCGCAAGCCGTGTCCTGGCGCGCACCGGCGGCGGCAATCTCACCCTGTTCGCCTTCGACGCCGGGCAGGGGCTCACCGAGCACACCTCGCCCTTCGATGCCCTGGTGATGGTGCTCGAAGGCGAGCTCACGCTCACCATCGGCGGCGTCCCCGTGCAGGCGACTCCCGGGACGATTGTGCAGATGCCGGCCGACGTCCCCCATGCGGTCGAGGCGCCGGAAGCGGCGCGGATGCTCCTCCTGATGCTGCGCGACGCCAAGCCGGCCTAG
- a CDS encoding hemerythrin domain-containing protein: protein MTSVILAPEDPALRFDCRQVNTHVRGRRPTMRITDALYGEHGSLYTLMNAIEGRLAGAELAELQTSAVLFEAAILAHAHFENDPFFAALDRVMPGGGPVTAMRAEHEEIEGELAKVQTSRDAGAARQHLAAAIAEARSHFHKEEVVLFPMAEQLLAADLLEEMGAAWARNRGVAVRGGARSAVGAR from the coding sequence ATGACGAGCGTCATTCTCGCCCCGGAAGATCCGGCGCTACGGTTCGACTGCCGCCAGGTGAATACCCACGTCCGCGGCAGGAGACCGACCATGCGCATCACCGACGCTCTTTACGGCGAACACGGATCGCTCTACACGCTGATGAACGCCATCGAGGGGCGGCTGGCCGGGGCGGAGCTCGCCGAGCTCCAGACCTCCGCCGTGCTCTTCGAAGCGGCGATCCTCGCCCACGCCCATTTCGAGAACGATCCGTTCTTCGCGGCGCTGGACCGCGTGATGCCGGGCGGCGGTCCGGTGACCGCGATGCGCGCCGAGCACGAAGAGATCGAAGGCGAGCTCGCCAAGGTCCAGACGAGCCGCGATGCCGGCGCCGCGCGCCAGCACCTGGCCGCCGCGATCGCCGAGGCGCGCAGCCACTTCCACAAGGAGGAGGTCGTCCTCTTCCCGATGGCCGAGCAGCTCCTCGCCGCCGACCTCCTCGAAGAGATGGGCGCCGCCTGGGCGCGGAACCGCGGCGTCGCCGTCCGGGGCGGAGCCCGCAGCGCGGTGGGCGCGCGCTAG
- a CDS encoding type II toxin-antitoxin system HicA family toxin, with protein sequence MPSFPVDAPLSRVLRALARLGFEVVRHGNHVSLLRIAADGTRIPMTLPGHRTIKGSTLRAALTQAKIDRDEFLDAYDHS encoded by the coding sequence GTGCCGAGCTTCCCTGTCGACGCACCCCTCTCGCGCGTACTGCGAGCCCTCGCTCGTCTCGGGTTCGAAGTGGTTCGTCATGGCAACCACGTCTCCCTTCTGCGCATCGCGGCCGATGGGACCCGCATACCGATGACCCTCCCCGGCCATCGCACCATCAAAGGCTCGACTCTTCGAGCCGCCCTGACTCAAGCGAAGATCGATCGCGACGAGTTCCTGGACGCTTACGACCACTCCTGA
- a CDS encoding type II toxin-antitoxin system HicB family antitoxin: MSQAIKIVVEKHADNYVAYPLGIRGAIVGEGATYEEALADVRSALAFHLETFGPGALDIESPVLEAFVAEAAIAS, from the coding sequence ATGAGCCAAGCGATCAAGATCGTCGTCGAGAAACACGCCGACAACTATGTTGCCTATCCACTGGGTATCCGCGGAGCCATCGTGGGCGAAGGCGCGACCTACGAAGAGGCTCTGGCGGACGTGCGTTCAGCCTTGGCCTTCCACCTCGAGACCTTCGGCCCTGGCGCCCTGGATATCGAGAGCCCGGTGCTCGAGGCCTTCGTAGCCGAAGCCGCTATCGCCTCCTGA
- a CDS encoding zinc-binding dehydrogenase, with translation MKAAVFHAAHRPLEVTEIPTPEPGPGQVLVKVAACGLCHTDLHFIDHDTPTFKAPPLVLGHEISGTIAALGEGVTGWKADETVLLPAVLTCGVCAACRDGRENICDDNRMFGNHVDGGFAEYVVAPAKDVYRLPPEIPLEAGSIIADAITTPFHAVVRRGKVVPGDWVLVLGCGGVGLNIVQLAAAIGARVIAVDMAADKLAWAGRLGAEVVIDASKVERLDKEVRKWTGGAGADTAFEAIGNAKTQEQAFNCLKTGGRLVLVGYSPQPMTLNSGRVMFREIEVTGSLGCRPVDYPRVIELARQGKIKVAELVTHRFTLDRINDGLDALRAGLPIRAIVVPG, from the coding sequence ATGAAGGCCGCCGTCTTTCACGCCGCGCACCGCCCGCTCGAGGTGACCGAGATTCCGACTCCCGAGCCCGGCCCGGGCCAGGTGCTGGTGAAGGTCGCGGCCTGCGGCCTCTGCCACACCGACCTGCATTTCATCGACCACGACACGCCGACCTTCAAGGCGCCGCCGCTGGTCCTCGGCCACGAAATCAGCGGAACGATCGCCGCTCTGGGCGAAGGCGTCACGGGCTGGAAGGCGGACGAGACGGTGCTGCTGCCGGCGGTGCTGACGTGCGGGGTCTGCGCCGCCTGTCGTGACGGGCGCGAGAACATCTGCGACGACAACCGGATGTTCGGCAACCACGTCGACGGCGGCTTCGCCGAGTACGTGGTGGCGCCCGCCAAGGATGTCTACCGCCTGCCGCCGGAGATTCCGCTCGAGGCCGGCTCGATCATCGCCGACGCCATCACGACCCCCTTCCACGCCGTCGTGCGACGCGGCAAAGTGGTCCCCGGCGACTGGGTGCTGGTGTTGGGCTGCGGCGGCGTCGGTTTGAACATCGTGCAGCTCGCGGCGGCGATCGGCGCGCGGGTCATCGCGGTCGACATGGCCGCCGACAAGCTCGCCTGGGCGGGGCGGCTCGGGGCGGAGGTGGTAATCGATGCCTCGAAAGTCGAGCGGCTCGACAAGGAGGTGCGCAAGTGGACTGGCGGCGCCGGCGCCGATACCGCTTTCGAGGCCATCGGCAACGCCAAGACGCAGGAGCAGGCGTTCAACTGTCTGAAGACCGGCGGCCGTCTGGTGCTGGTCGGCTACAGCCCGCAGCCGATGACGCTCAACAGCGGCCGCGTGATGTTCCGCGAGATCGAGGTCACCGGCTCCCTCGGCTGCCGCCCGGTCGACTACCCCAGAGTCATCGAGCTCGCGCGCCAGGGAAAGATCAAAGTGGCCGAGCTCGTCACCCACCGCTTCACCCTCGACCGCATCAACGACGGCCTCGACGCCCTGCGCGCCGGCCTCCCGATCCGCGCCATCGTCGTTCCCGGCTAG
- a CDS encoding 2-hydroxyglutaryl-CoA dehydratase: MRITAGIDVGSTYTKAIVLDSENRILGRRLEPTGFKLDEVAENVLAQALAEAGVERSEVEYIVSTGFGRHQMASADTQVTDLTASARGAMFLFPGTRTVLDVGGQTMKASRLDSTAAVKSFRLNDKCAAGTGAFLEKTARYMGYSTIEIGPLVNTSKSAVPISGVCAVFAESEVINQLSEGTPPADIMHGAIVSLVGRSVQLMKRAQMEPEFTLLGGIMRFEKMVTVVREQLGEQVNVPEGDLVQFTSALGAALLGQLRLQRLAEAAAAAAAGPNAAAAAAAGPDAAASASTSPPDSIALGASGA, encoded by the coding sequence ATGAGAATCACCGCCGGCATCGACGTCGGTTCCACCTACACCAAGGCGATCGTCCTCGACTCCGAGAACCGCATCCTCGGCCGCCGGCTGGAACCGACCGGCTTCAAGCTCGACGAAGTGGCCGAGAACGTCCTCGCGCAGGCGCTCGCCGAGGCCGGCGTCGAGCGCTCCGAGGTCGAGTACATCGTCTCGACCGGCTTCGGGCGCCACCAGATGGCCTCCGCCGACACCCAGGTCACCGATCTGACGGCGAGCGCGCGCGGCGCCATGTTCCTCTTCCCCGGCACCCGCACCGTCCTCGACGTCGGCGGCCAGACGATGAAGGCGAGCCGCCTCGATTCCACGGCGGCGGTCAAGAGCTTCCGCCTGAACGACAAGTGCGCCGCCGGTACCGGCGCCTTCCTCGAGAAGACAGCACGCTACATGGGTTACTCGACGATCGAGATCGGGCCGCTGGTCAACACTTCGAAAAGCGCCGTCCCGATCTCCGGCGTCTGCGCCGTCTTCGCTGAATCGGAGGTGATCAACCAGCTCTCCGAAGGGACGCCGCCGGCCGACATCATGCACGGCGCCATCGTCTCGCTGGTCGGCCGCTCGGTGCAGCTCATGAAGCGCGCCCAGATGGAGCCCGAGTTCACGCTGCTTGGCGGCATCATGCGCTTCGAGAAGATGGTGACGGTGGTGCGCGAGCAGTTGGGCGAGCAGGTGAACGTACCCGAAGGCGATCTCGTGCAGTTCACCTCGGCGCTCGGCGCGGCGCTCCTCGGGCAGCTGCGCCTGCAGCGGCTCGCCGAGGCCGCGGCGGCGGCCGCGGCCGGTCCCAATGCCGCGGCGGCTGCCGCGGCCGGTCCCGATGCCGCGGCCAGCGCGAGCACATCTCCTCCGGATTCAATCGCGTTGGGGGCGAGCGGAGCCTGA
- a CDS encoding 2-hydroxyglutaryl-CoA dehydratase, with protein MAYAAGVDVGSTQTKAVILDEERRIVGRALMMTGANVVRAAQESFDQALAASGLREEEVEYVVGTGYGRYKVTFGNTQVTEISCHGRGAVHLFPATRTVIDMGGQDTKAISVAANGEIVDFCMNDKCAAGTGRFLGAAASALDIPLDQLGSTAMRGERPVKISTTCTVFAESEVLSWLGKGKKIEDVLLGVHQSIGARSVGLLRRVGVADQVTFTGGVARNPAMIAALESRLDLRLNVSEESHFMGAIGAALFALDRILASRVPAGEVLSASAGSGKMPGLEAGR; from the coding sequence ATGGCCTACGCAGCCGGAGTCGACGTCGGATCCACCCAGACCAAGGCGGTCATCCTCGACGAGGAACGCCGCATCGTCGGCCGCGCCCTGATGATGACCGGCGCCAACGTCGTGCGCGCCGCCCAGGAGTCGTTCGACCAGGCGCTCGCCGCGAGCGGCCTGCGCGAAGAGGAGGTCGAGTACGTCGTCGGCACCGGCTACGGCCGCTACAAGGTGACCTTCGGCAACACCCAGGTCACCGAGATCAGCTGCCACGGACGCGGCGCGGTGCACCTGTTCCCGGCCACCCGCACCGTGATCGACATGGGCGGCCAGGACACCAAGGCGATCTCCGTCGCCGCGAACGGCGAAATCGTCGACTTCTGCATGAACGACAAGTGCGCCGCCGGCACCGGCCGCTTCCTCGGCGCCGCCGCGAGCGCCCTCGACATCCCGCTCGACCAGCTCGGTTCGACCGCCATGCGCGGCGAGCGCCCGGTGAAGATCAGCACCACCTGCACGGTCTTCGCCGAGTCCGAGGTGCTCTCCTGGCTCGGCAAGGGCAAGAAAATCGAGGACGTCCTGCTCGGCGTGCACCAGTCGATCGGCGCGCGCTCGGTCGGCCTCCTGCGCCGGGTCGGCGTCGCCGACCAGGTGACCTTCACCGGCGGCGTGGCACGCAACCCGGCGATGATCGCCGCTCTCGAGAGCCGGCTCGATCTCAGGCTCAACGTCAGCGAAGAGTCGCACTTCATGGGCGCGATCGGCGCGGCGCTCTTCGCGCTCGACCGGATCCTCGCGAGCCGGGTCCCGGCCGGCGAGGTCCTCTCCGCTAGCGCCGGGAGCGGCAAGATGCCCGGCCTGGAGGCAGGAAGATGA
- a CDS encoding 2-hydroxyacyl-CoA dehydratase has protein sequence MENASAGNPLVSPAASPLAPIAPLAHPLVGRANRDGAQLFRDWFSSLGDAAERGQGGAYVFVMGSLAELLRTFDFPIVFPEINSLQTAVRHLAHDYLNEAEDFGYSPDICGYVKADFAAQMRGGELPMGRIPKPALAVYTNACNTYIKWAEIWERMYETPIFTLDVPGTRSCGRVTGPGQVDFENDKKYVLAQIAELIALCERVSGQRFDIDRLREALGHANTMNRCWKRVLELNRSRPALFNALTDGTIYLGVANGLRGDARGAAYFTDLVEEMEYKAAHGIGTLTAEEYRLLFVGVPCYPIFRRFNELFTEWGGTFVNSTYLWFASGGGNLGFEYDLARPLESLAEGMLMSVRDAMDSMFFSPGILEQMIADYGADGVVFHPIKSCRTVSTGLADSRRSLLSKLDTATLFIESDHMDRRVVSEAQLKNRVDAFFEGLATRKRQAAIAASAAGAATAATAATAASSTSAGGA, from the coding sequence ATGGAAAACGCTTCCGCCGGCAACCCGCTCGTCTCTCCCGCCGCGAGTCCGCTCGCACCGATCGCCCCGCTGGCCCATCCTCTAGTTGGCCGCGCCAACCGGGACGGCGCTCAGCTCTTCCGCGACTGGTTCTCCTCCCTTGGCGACGCCGCCGAGCGGGGTCAGGGCGGCGCCTACGTCTTCGTGATGGGGAGCCTCGCCGAGCTCCTGCGCACCTTCGACTTCCCCATCGTTTTCCCCGAGATCAATTCGCTGCAGACCGCCGTGCGCCATCTCGCCCACGACTATCTCAACGAGGCCGAGGACTTCGGCTACTCGCCCGACATCTGCGGCTACGTCAAGGCCGATTTCGCCGCCCAGATGCGCGGCGGCGAGTTGCCGATGGGCCGGATCCCCAAGCCGGCGCTCGCGGTCTACACCAACGCCTGCAACACCTACATCAAATGGGCGGAGATCTGGGAGCGCATGTACGAGACGCCGATCTTCACCCTCGACGTGCCCGGCACGCGCTCGTGCGGACGCGTCACCGGGCCCGGCCAGGTCGACTTCGAGAACGACAAGAAGTACGTCCTCGCCCAGATCGCCGAGCTCATCGCGCTCTGCGAGCGGGTGAGCGGCCAGCGCTTCGACATCGACCGGCTGCGCGAAGCCCTCGGTCACGCCAACACCATGAACCGCTGCTGGAAGCGGGTGCTCGAGCTCAACCGCAGCCGGCCGGCGCTCTTCAATGCGCTCACCGACGGCACGATCTACCTCGGGGTCGCCAACGGCCTGCGCGGCGACGCCAGGGGCGCCGCCTACTTCACCGACCTGGTCGAGGAGATGGAGTACAAGGCGGCGCACGGCATCGGCACCCTGACCGCGGAGGAGTACCGCCTGCTCTTCGTCGGCGTGCCCTGCTATCCGATCTTCCGCCGCTTCAACGAGCTCTTTACCGAGTGGGGCGGCACCTTCGTCAACTCGACCTACCTCTGGTTCGCCTCTGGCGGGGGGAACCTGGGGTTCGAGTACGACCTCGCGCGGCCGCTCGAGAGCCTCGCCGAAGGGATGCTGATGTCGGTGCGCGACGCCATGGACAGCATGTTCTTCTCGCCCGGCATCCTCGAGCAGATGATCGCCGACTATGGCGCCGACGGCGTCGTCTTCCACCCGATCAAGAGCTGCCGCACGGTCTCGACCGGCCTCGCCGACAGCCGGCGCTCATTGCTCTCGAAGCTCGACACCGCGACGCTGTTCATCGAGTCCGACCACATGGACCGCCGCGTGGTCTCGGAAGCCCAGCTCAAGAACCGGGTGGACGCCTTCTTCGAGGGGCTGGCGACCCGCAAGCGGCAGGCGGCCATTGCAGCGAGTGCCGCCGGCGCCGCAACCGCCGCGACCGCAGCGACCGCAGCGAGCTCTACGAGCGCCGGCGGAGCCTGA
- a CDS encoding 2-hydroxyacyl-CoA dehydratase: MSATGARPRVFPEWRDKPLEAALYECRELLEDTDFPTVKRWREAGGKVVGHFQVYFPEEIVHAAGALPFKVRGAPIEPTQADSRFGSYLCSILKTSLDLALSKRIELDLFVSHPICDAARNLAAIWGRNFPYPAEILYLPQNANSAHAAMWLRGEYDRLRRSVEAAVGCEMTRDEADRALACSIAVFNENRSLMRDLYRLKRETPWQVSADEAYVLVALAGLLPREEHNEILRFMLPRLAERPAKKMDRTRVVLEGGFCEQPPLDLVRSIGRSCYVVDDDLLIGLRWLTSDVSVAGDPLANLATAYLEQSSYSPVQHDLRKPKERMLLERIRNARADAAIVMAAKMCEPGLEEQVAYTKALDHAGIPYFVSEFEESMTSFDHLEIQLQTFVENLLFR; the protein is encoded by the coding sequence ATGAGCGCCACGGGCGCGCGGCCCCGGGTCTTCCCGGAGTGGCGGGACAAGCCGCTCGAGGCGGCGCTCTACGAGTGCCGCGAGCTCCTCGAAGACACCGACTTTCCGACCGTGAAGCGCTGGCGCGAGGCCGGCGGCAAGGTTGTCGGCCATTTCCAGGTCTACTTCCCGGAAGAGATTGTGCACGCCGCCGGCGCCCTGCCGTTCAAGGTGCGCGGCGCGCCGATCGAACCGACGCAAGCCGACTCGCGCTTCGGTTCCTATCTCTGTTCGATTCTCAAGACCTCGCTCGACCTCGCGCTCTCGAAGCGCATCGAGCTCGACCTGTTCGTCAGCCATCCGATCTGCGACGCCGCCCGCAACCTCGCCGCCATCTGGGGCCGTAACTTCCCCTACCCGGCCGAGATCCTCTACCTGCCGCAGAACGCCAACTCGGCGCACGCCGCCATGTGGCTCCGCGGCGAGTACGACCGCCTGCGCCGCAGCGTCGAGGCAGCCGTCGGCTGCGAGATGACCCGCGACGAGGCCGACCGCGCGCTCGCCTGTTCGATCGCCGTGTTCAACGAGAACCGGTCCCTGATGCGCGACCTCTACCGGCTGAAGCGGGAGACCCCCTGGCAGGTCTCGGCCGACGAGGCCTACGTCCTGGTCGCGCTGGCCGGCCTGCTGCCGCGTGAGGAGCACAACGAGATCCTCCGGTTCATGCTGCCGCGCCTCGCGGAGCGTCCCGCGAAGAAGATGGACCGCACGCGGGTGGTGCTCGAGGGCGGCTTCTGCGAGCAGCCACCGCTCGACCTCGTGCGCTCGATCGGCCGCTCCTGCTACGTCGTCGATGACGACCTGCTGATCGGCCTGCGCTGGCTGACGAGCGACGTCTCGGTCGCCGGAGACCCGCTCGCCAATCTCGCCACCGCCTATCTCGAGCAGTCGAGCTACAGCCCGGTGCAACACGATCTGCGCAAGCCCAAAGAGCGCATGCTCCTCGAGCGCATCCGCAACGCCCGCGCCGACGCCGCGATCGTCATGGCGGCCAAGATGTGCGAGCCCGGCCTCGAGGAGCAGGTCGCCTACACCAAGGCCCTCGACCATGCCGGCATTCCGTACTTCGTGAGCGAGTTCGAAGAGAGCATGACGAGCTTCGACCACCTCGAGATCCAGCTCCAGACCTTCGTCGAGAACCTTCTCTTCCGTTGA